AGTTCTTCGGTCATCTTTTTCGTAGCTTTAGCAAGTTCGGCATTGACGCGAGCCATGTTTGTTGAAGACCACTCTTCATTATCGGAGCCGCCTTGCGGCAAAAGGTCGACCGCAGGAAACTGCTGCTTGCCGTCCTTCTTCCGGTTTATCGAAAGCGGGCCGTTAACGCTCGACAACTTGACACGTGCATCGCCCGAGCCGATACGGCCGCGCATGTCGCGTCCGACGAATTTGCCCTTGCGTATCGAAAGGCCGAACTCGTTCGTGATGGTGCCGTTGACCGAATCCGCCGTTATCGTGGCGTTTGTGTCAGACGGTAGAGTCAAAGCGACACGGCCGTTCACGGTCTCAAGCGAGATACTGCTCGTTGCATCGAGTTGGTTGAATTCTGCGGAAACCTCGCCGTTAACGGTCGACAGCTTTGCCGTTCCTTTAAGGTCTGACGCGACCACTTTTCCGTTCACAGCAGCGGCAGTGATCTGATTCGTGAAGTTTGAGATACGCACCTCGCCGTTAACGGTGTCGATGCCTCTCAGTACAGCACCGCGGGGAGCCATTACTTTATATTCAACGTTCATTCGGCGGCCCTGTTTCCAAGAGCCCGGCTCGTTATCAGTCTTCTTGTACTCGGTCTTTACCCTGAACAGGTCCGCTCTGGAATCGATCTTGATAACGACCAGTTCCAATGATTCGCGGCTGTCCGCAGTGACGACATAACTCAATTTGACCTCGTTGCGGTCCCAGGACTCGACAGTGATCGCCCCGTTGATATTGCCGATGGTAACGGTTCCGTTCGCTGAGATCGGATACGTCTGCTCAAAACGCACCGTCTCGTCTTGTACTGCCGAATGAACCGCGGTCGGCGTGCAGGTCTCGCCGGTCGTCCGGTCAAATATCGACCCGACCTCCACACCGGACGATGCCACCAAACTCGAAATGACAAAAGTAAATAACCAATTCATGATTCCCTCGCTAAGTATGAATTAGATGAAAGCGAATGTCGCTGTATCTGACCAAAATACACCGTGCCTTCAGCATTTGTGACAAAAGACGCACAAATTCTCATTTTCGATCCAATAGGGATGGGGCATGTCATTCCGTGAAATGCTGTCAGTCTCGGCGGAGTTCAAATTAAATCATTTTTCACATCTTCTTTACGGCGAATTAACTCGTCCGTCTCAAACTGAGGTCGTCTTTCCGCTTTCCTGCGGCGGGCAAAAGAAAAAACGATGACCAAGTCAATGACCGAAGTAACTATTCTCGAGAGAGCCTTTGACCTCTCAGATTCTGCCAAAGCAGGCGTATCGCTTCATTGCCACACGGAGGCGTCAAAGGAAATGTTGGATTTCGTCCCTCATTACGCCAAGATGCTGCCCGTAATTTCACATTTCTGGGCTCGAGAAAAAGTAAGATATCGCGAAAAGAATGGGCGCGATCTGGATTTTTCAGGGGCATTCTGGTCGCCGCCCTTGGATCCGGGCCATGTGTTCGATTCTGAGAAAAAGCAGATCAATGATGCCGGGCTTGACGCGATGGTCTCAATAACCGATCACGACAACATAGAAGGAACAATGTCCCTGAACGCCGGCCGTGATCCCGAAACGATGCCGATATCCTTCGAATGGACCGTTCCCTTCAGATACGGCTTCTTTCATCTGGGCGTCCACAATTTGCCTGTAGAAAGGGCAGCCGTGATGACATCGCACCTTCTCGACTACACATTCAATGAAGCCTCGCAGACCGACGAGAGGCTTCATGAGTTGTTTGACATGCTGAATGCCGATCCATCGATCTTGATAGTATTCAATCATCCTATCTGGGACATCGAATTGGTGGGTGAAGAACTGCATCGACGGCTTCTCGATGAATTTTTGGGTATCTTTGCTGAAGATCTGCACGCATTGGAACTCAACGGATTCCGCTCATGGTCGGAAAACCGCGAGACATTGGAATTGGCCGAGAGATACCAACTTCCCGTTGTCTCAGGCGGGGACCGGCACGGCTGCAGACCGAATACCGTGATCAATTTGACTAGGGCCGATACATTCAGCGAATTCACCGAAGAGGTGCGTCGCGACAAACACAGCCGCATTGCCGTGTTGCCGGAATACTCTATCCCGCTTCACTCGCGTCAGCTTCAGAGCTTTTCTGAGATCTTGTCGTTCCACGATTTTTTGCCCCAACACCGCCAACGCTGGTTTGACCGTGTGTTCTTCGACATGAACGACGGACGCGGCAGCGTGTCGCTTGCATCGCACGGCTGGAAGAATGGCGGCCCTGTATGGCTGCGTTGGGCGATCTGGACCCTCGGCGCCCTCAGCAGGCCGAAATTCAGGCCGTTGTTTCGTGCATTGAGGGCAAAAGCGGACATTCCAAGTCCGTTATGTGTAGAATTGCAGGAAAAGGCAACGCCCGCGATGGTTCGGGCAGCTGCGGCAAATGCCGGATAGCATTCGAATGAAAGTTCCCCGCGTCGCATTATTTGCGGATTCCTATGATCAAGTAAACGGGGCGGCGATGACTCTTCGCCGCCTCGTTGACTATGCGGAAGCCCACGAATTTCCATTCATCTGCTTTTTTGACACCGAAAAGAAGAAGGAAACACACCGAGGCAGCGTCATCGAATTCCCCGTTCGCCACTCATTCTTATCCATCGATCTCGACAAAGGCTTAAACTTCGATCCGCTCTTTCTTCGCCACTTTCGCCGAGTGGCTCGGGAGTTGGAAAGATTCCGTCCCGACCTGATACATATCACGGGCGTGAACGACATCAGCATTCTTGGGGTCCTTCTGTCCGAAAAATTCGATCTGCCGATGATGGCCACATGGCATACAAATGTACATGAATTTGGCTCAAGGCGACTGGTGAAACACCTGTGGTTCATGCCCAAACGGACGCGTGCGAGAATAGGTGAGTTCGTTGAGAAGAAGATCTTTGACTGGGCAATGCTCTATCACAAGATACCTCAATTGACGCTGGCACCGAATCCGGAGATCGTGGAACAGCTTGAAAAGCGGACCGGCCGCGCCGCCGGCTTGATGGAACGCGGCGTGGACTGCGAAGCATTTGACACCGCGTTCCGAAATGTTGACGACGGCATATTTCGCTTCGGCTACGTCGGCCGCCTGCAGGCGGAAAAGAACGTAAGGCTGCTCGCCGAAGTTGCGCGGGGCGTTCCGTTCGAGTTGAAGGATAAGGTTCGTTTCCTGATAGTAGGTGATGGTGCCGAATTGGGATTCTTGAGGGAGAACATACCGAATGCTGAGTTGCCCGGATTCTTAAGAGGCAGAGATCTCGCGGCCGCATACGCGAACATCGATGTATTTCTATTTCCCTCCGAGACCGACGCCTTCGGCAACGTCGTTCTGGAGGCGAATGCATCGGGCGTTCCCGCCGTCGTCCTGGACAAAGGAGGGCCCAAATTCCTCGTGCGGCACGGCGTGAACGGCATGGTGGCACATTCGTTCAACGAGTTCGTCGAGCACGCGATCGCCCTGCTCCGTTCCCCATCGCTGGTCAAGGAGATGAAACGCCGTTCCCGTGAGATCGCGATCGAGAGAAGCTGGGATCAGATCTTTCGCGGCGTGTATTCCGCATACGAAGAATGCCTCGAGATACGACGTTCGTCGCGTGCACGTGCGGCAGCGAGCGGTTCCGTGCCTGCCGAAATACCAAGACCAACCCGTTAGCCAGCCCGTGTTCGTAAAAGCTTGCTTCGTCTTTGCCGAAACGCGTATGTTATCATTTACGTTTTCGTTTTCCCGGAGACGGACGTTCCCGCCGAGTTCGAAAATTTCCGCAAACGGCCGCAGCTTAAATGGACCGCGAAAGAGCATTGCAAATGTCCCCCGAAGAAGCCATACATCATTCCATCGCCGATGCGGATGATATGGAAGAGGTGTGGGACGATCGTATCTACGTCAAGGACGTGATACGCAACCTGCTTTCGCATCCCGCACAGCTAATAACGCGTTGGAACTGGAAGGCCGCAACGATGGGAGCTCTGCTCCGCGGCACCTTCTATTTCACGGTTTACAAGGCCAGCCGCGAGAATTGGGCGGTCACGATGACGGCCGTGTTCGTTGAGCTTGCATTCAGGTTCTTTACGACGGGGCTTTCCGGTGCTGTAGTTCAGTCATTTCGAAAAGCGACGCCGATCTGGCAGGCAAACATCATCGTCTCGATACTGCTGCCCGCTTTCAGCCACACCGTCGAATTTTTTACGCATTACATTCAGGAACATTATTTTTTTGATGTTCTTGCCGCATCGCAGGACGGTGTCGCCCGAAAACGAGCATTCGCCATTTCCGTGCTTTTCTCTGTTCTGTCGG
This sequence is a window from Acidobacteriota bacterium. Protein-coding genes within it:
- a CDS encoding DUF4097 family beta strand repeat protein — protein: MNWLFTFVISSLVASSGVEVGSIFDRTTGETCTPTAVHSAVQDETVRFEQTYPISANGTVTIGNINGAITVESWDRNEVKLSYVVTADSRESLELVVIKIDSRADLFRVKTEYKKTDNEPGSWKQGRRMNVEYKVMAPRGAVLRGIDTVNGEVRISNFTNQITAAAVNGKVVASDLKGTAKLSTVNGEVSAEFNQLDATSSISLETVNGRVALTLPSDTNATITADSVNGTITNEFGLSIRKGKFVGRDMRGRIGSGDARVKLSSVNGPLSINRKKDGKQQFPAVDLLPQGGSDNEEWSSTNMARVNAELAKATKKMTEELNAEMKKLAPELKKVTAEAAKTAEQALRSEAVIEAMKNVEIMQSAALARIADAGFTAGVPRLETKSGKFPLENNKKLTIIAEKAAVSVKGWDRNEVEYRVISVGDPRSSENIGVNENLTPEGAVLTIVGPASSAGTPGFSSVRRGTRVEISIPRNIDLTVNSANEIRVTGFRGKMHLSGSAEGVSVRDSEGELAVNSRSGRIRVVGFTGSVTAENADGVIMIDGDLSELNAKSPNGDVVLTLPQAVSADIETRDEVRGDGFELRRIGSDKFRLGNGGARYLVASGGEVVIRSRASLGLSSN
- a CDS encoding glycosyltransferase → MKVPRVALFADSYDQVNGAAMTLRRLVDYAEAHEFPFICFFDTEKKKETHRGSVIEFPVRHSFLSIDLDKGLNFDPLFLRHFRRVARELERFRPDLIHITGVNDISILGVLLSEKFDLPMMATWHTNVHEFGSRRLVKHLWFMPKRTRARIGEFVEKKIFDWAMLYHKIPQLTLAPNPEIVEQLEKRTGRAAGLMERGVDCEAFDTAFRNVDDGIFRFGYVGRLQAEKNVRLLAEVARGVPFELKDKVRFLIVGDGAELGFLRENIPNAELPGFLRGRDLAAAYANIDVFLFPSETDAFGNVVLEANASGVPAVVLDKGGPKFLVRHGVNGMVAHSFNEFVEHAIALLRSPSLVKEMKRRSREIAIERSWDQIFRGVYSAYEECLEIRRSSRARAAASGSVPAEIPRPTR